A genomic stretch from Triticum aestivum cultivar Chinese Spring unplaced genomic scaffold, IWGSC CS RefSeq v2.1 scaffold132291, whole genome shotgun sequence includes:
- the LOC123176621 gene encoding short-chain dehydrogenase TIC 32, chloroplastic: MAVRNLAAAEAVRQVVLAETPVASLNLIELDLSPLTSIRNFAANFADRGLPLNILMTIQHTPALSEREGFPLMDT; encoded by the exons ATGGCCGTGCGCAACCTCGCCGCGGCAGAGGCCGTGCGCCAGGTCGTCCTTGCCGAGACCCCCGTCGCCAGCCTCAACCTGATAGAGCTGGACCTCTCCCCACTGACCTCCATCCGCAACTTCGCCGCCAACTTCGCCGACAGGGGCCTACCGCTGAACATCCTCAT GACAATTCAACATACCCCTGCCCTTTCGGAGAGGGAAGGTTTCCCACTCATGGACACCTAG